A genomic window from Cupriavidus metallidurans CH34 includes:
- a CDS encoding sigma-70 family RNA polymerase sigma factor: MASTRLRALGLYVHYQELVGTWTRRLSNRHEAEDLSQEAMLRVLEARVTPEQPRAYLHQTARNIAIDTFRKRDGHEHLPLDSIESIHAPSGNPEADLHAVQVVAGLERALAELPLKCRQVFIWQRLDGCSQQEIAERLNISKNMVEKYMIRAMRHLRDQLGQLSPH, translated from the coding sequence ATGGCCTCGACGCGCCTGCGTGCCCTCGGTCTGTACGTGCACTACCAGGAGCTGGTCGGTACCTGGACGCGCAGGCTCAGCAATCGGCACGAGGCCGAGGACCTGTCGCAAGAAGCCATGCTGCGCGTGCTGGAAGCCCGGGTAACGCCCGAGCAGCCACGCGCCTATCTGCACCAGACCGCCCGCAATATCGCGATCGACACCTTCCGCAAACGAGACGGGCACGAGCACCTGCCGCTTGACAGCATCGAGTCGATTCACGCACCCTCCGGAAATCCCGAGGCGGACCTGCATGCCGTGCAGGTGGTCGCGGGGCTGGAGCGCGCGCTGGCCGAACTGCCCTTGAAGTGCCGCCAGGTCTTTATCTGGCAACGGCTGGACGGGTGCTCCCAGCAGGAAATCGCCGAGCGGCTGAATATCTCGAAGAACATGGTCGAGAAATACATGATTCGCGCGATGCGACACCTGCGCGACCAACTGGGCCAACTCTCACCTCACTAG
- a CDS encoding dicarboxylate/amino acid:cation symporter produces MSTKSHITTWILIAMILGAAVGYACYIAFPDPKMAKEVAGYISLITDVFLRLIKMIIAPLVFSTLVIGIAHMGDAGTVGRVGGKAMAWFITASLVSLTLGLIMATVLAPGHNIGLPLPDVGSATNLKTNAFTLKDFVTHLVPKSVGEAMANNEILQIVVFSIFFGTAISMLGERGARMAGVIDDLAQIMLKITGAVMWLAPIAVFAAIASTVTTQGLGILVTFAKFMGSFYLSLFVLWALLALAGYIFLGSRVFTLIRLIREPFLISFSTASSEAAYPKLLDSLDRFGVDRKISSFVLPLGYSFNLDGSMMYCTFAVLFIAQAYDIHLPLGTQITMLLLLMLTSKGMAGVPRASLVVIAATLNQFGIPEAGLLLIMGVDQFLDMGRSATNAVGNSIAAAVVAKWEGQLSSGPVAETESAIAADDASTAEA; encoded by the coding sequence ATGAGCACGAAGTCCCATATCACGACCTGGATTCTGATTGCGATGATCCTGGGCGCCGCCGTTGGCTATGCGTGCTACATCGCGTTTCCCGACCCGAAGATGGCCAAGGAAGTGGCCGGGTACATCTCGCTCATCACGGATGTGTTCCTGCGGCTGATCAAGATGATCATCGCGCCACTTGTGTTCTCTACGCTGGTGATCGGCATCGCCCATATGGGGGATGCGGGCACTGTGGGGCGGGTGGGCGGCAAGGCGATGGCGTGGTTCATTACCGCGTCGCTGGTGTCGCTGACCCTTGGCCTGATCATGGCGACGGTGCTGGCGCCGGGCCACAACATCGGCCTGCCGTTGCCCGACGTGGGCTCCGCGACCAACCTCAAAACCAACGCCTTCACGCTGAAGGACTTCGTCACCCATCTGGTGCCCAAATCGGTGGGCGAGGCGATGGCGAACAACGAGATCCTGCAGATCGTGGTGTTCTCGATCTTCTTCGGCACCGCGATCTCGATGCTCGGCGAACGTGGCGCGCGCATGGCCGGCGTGATCGACGACCTCGCGCAGATCATGCTCAAGATCACCGGCGCGGTGATGTGGCTGGCACCGATCGCGGTGTTTGCGGCGATTGCGTCCACGGTGACCACGCAGGGGCTCGGCATCCTGGTGACCTTCGCCAAGTTCATGGGCAGCTTCTACCTGTCGCTGTTCGTGCTCTGGGCGCTACTGGCGCTGGCCGGCTACATTTTCCTCGGTAGCCGCGTCTTCACGCTGATCCGGCTCATCCGCGAGCCGTTCCTGATTTCGTTTTCGACGGCGAGCTCCGAAGCGGCCTATCCGAAGCTGCTCGATTCGCTCGACCGTTTCGGTGTCGATCGCAAGATCTCGAGCTTCGTGCTGCCGCTCGGCTATTCGTTCAACCTTGACGGTTCAATGATGTACTGCACGTTCGCTGTGCTGTTCATTGCGCAGGCGTATGACATCCACCTGCCGCTGGGCACGCAGATCACGATGCTGCTGCTGCTGATGCTGACTTCGAAGGGAATGGCCGGCGTGCCGCGCGCCTCGCTGGTGGTGATCGCCGCCACGCTGAACCAGTTCGGCATTCCGGAGGCGGGTTTGCTGCTGATCATGGGCGTGGACCAGTTCCTCGACATGGGCAGGTCGGCGACCAACGCGGTCGGCAATTCGATCGCCGCCGCTGTGGTGGCCAAGTGGGAAGGGCAGCTGTCATCCGGGCCGGTTGCCGAGACCGAGAGCGCGATCGCCGCGGACGATGCGAGCACGGCGGAGGCCTGA
- a CDS encoding TonB-dependent receptor has product MAALAAAVLMSVAVAPVAAQTPRGDVPIHIEAQPLADALLQLGRQTSLQLYFPPELVAGKRAPAVNGTMRPEAALDSLLKGSGIQYQRSGNQGFVLRPVSAAPAAAPPVPSDTLHATAQPTTVLAPVEVTASRTSSDLVRPTRQSTVLERTELEELKTGSDSLATVLSKVIPGMADSSHTVTDFGQTLRGRGMLVLLDGIPLNTNRDSARNLANIDPALVERVEVLRGSSAIYGGGATGGIVSITTRPAGGEPKADTTVTMSTPLSRLRADGLSANVQQHFSGSSGMLDYAFDLGARHIGNSYDAKGQRIAPEPSQGDLFDSNNYNVGGKLGLRFAPDQRIQLAFSHFDAKQDTRWASDPSVAKLPPGSVPARALDGLQLADQNQIRNTLVNLEYEHRDLLGSQLSAQFYYRNYYSRFTPFDARAVPVRGGNVDQAMQDSEVFGSRLTVKTPLGADKRTRVIWGMDFEQETSDMPIDIFDLKAYDASGGRIFNKIGTLTYMPPITTRSIGGFAQLQHKFNEQWSTEGGLRYQYARASFSDFVPLSQSRVTNPATVSGGAVDYSAVLGNIGVAYKPVKDHEFYAAFSQGFNLPDIGLQVRNARAGFDIGSSDLQPVKTNNYELGWRGAFGNTLGSLAIFYTTSDLGDVQSFNNGLILTRTAEKIYGVEASADYLSTDERWGAGGTFTWMQGRETPQGRDSQQMTGYRIPPLKLTGYVQYRPVPQWNNRLQATFFAGYDYRLNGVTSFGRRDVSSYTTLDLISSYQVTKKDTVTVGIQNLLNRYYYPLYSQLLRNSNNTSHLPAAGITLTATYQHRW; this is encoded by the coding sequence ATGGCCGCGCTTGCGGCCGCCGTCCTGATGAGCGTGGCCGTGGCACCCGTCGCTGCCCAAACGCCGCGCGGTGACGTGCCAATCCACATCGAAGCACAGCCGCTGGCCGATGCCCTGCTGCAACTCGGCCGCCAGACGTCGCTGCAACTGTATTTCCCGCCAGAACTGGTGGCGGGCAAACGGGCGCCCGCCGTGAACGGCACCATGCGTCCAGAGGCAGCGCTGGACTCGCTGCTCAAAGGCAGCGGCATCCAGTACCAGCGCAGCGGCAACCAAGGCTTCGTGCTGCGTCCGGTTTCCGCGGCACCAGCCGCTGCACCGCCGGTGCCATCCGATACGCTCCACGCCACGGCCCAGCCCACCACCGTGCTGGCCCCGGTGGAAGTCACCGCGTCACGGACATCGAGCGATCTGGTCCGCCCGACGCGGCAATCGACGGTGCTGGAACGCACCGAACTCGAGGAACTGAAAACGGGCTCGGACAGCCTGGCCACGGTGCTGTCCAAGGTGATCCCCGGCATGGCCGACTCCAGCCACACGGTGACAGACTTCGGCCAGACACTGCGCGGGCGCGGCATGCTGGTGCTGCTCGACGGCATTCCGCTGAACACCAATCGAGACTCCGCGCGCAATCTGGCCAATATCGATCCGGCACTGGTGGAGCGCGTGGAGGTGCTGCGAGGCAGTAGCGCGATCTACGGCGGCGGCGCCACGGGCGGCATCGTCTCAATCACCACCCGGCCAGCCGGCGGCGAGCCCAAGGCCGATACCACGGTGACGATGTCCACGCCGCTCTCCCGCCTGCGCGCGGACGGCTTGAGCGCCAACGTGCAGCAGCACTTTTCGGGCAGCAGCGGGATGCTCGACTATGCGTTCGACCTAGGCGCGCGCCATATCGGCAATTCGTATGATGCGAAGGGCCAGCGCATTGCGCCGGAGCCAAGCCAGGGCGACCTGTTCGACTCGAACAACTACAACGTCGGCGGCAAGCTCGGCCTGCGCTTCGCGCCCGACCAGCGCATCCAGCTAGCCTTCAGCCATTTTGACGCCAAGCAGGACACGCGCTGGGCGTCGGATCCGAGCGTGGCCAAACTGCCGCCGGGCAGCGTGCCCGCGCGCGCGCTCGACGGGCTGCAACTTGCCGACCAGAACCAGATCCGCAACACGCTCGTCAATCTCGAATACGAACACCGCGACCTGCTCGGCAGCCAGTTGTCGGCGCAGTTCTACTACCGGAACTACTACAGCCGCTTCACGCCGTTCGACGCCCGCGCCGTGCCCGTGCGCGGCGGCAACGTCGACCAGGCGATGCAGGATTCCGAGGTCTTCGGCAGCCGCCTGACCGTCAAGACGCCGCTCGGCGCGGACAAGCGCACCCGCGTGATCTGGGGCATGGACTTCGAGCAGGAGACCAGCGACATGCCGATCGACATCTTCGACCTGAAGGCCTATGACGCCAGCGGCGGCCGGATCTTCAACAAGATTGGCACGCTGACCTACATGCCGCCGATCACCACGCGCAGCATCGGCGGCTTTGCCCAGTTGCAGCACAAGTTCAACGAGCAGTGGTCGACCGAGGGCGGCCTGCGCTACCAGTACGCGCGGGCGAGCTTCAGCGACTTCGTGCCGCTTTCGCAATCGCGCGTGACCAATCCCGCCACCGTCAGCGGCGGCGCGGTCGACTACAGTGCCGTGCTCGGCAATATCGGCGTGGCCTACAAGCCGGTGAAAGACCACGAGTTCTATGCCGCGTTCAGCCAGGGTTTCAACCTGCCCGATATCGGCCTGCAGGTGCGCAATGCGCGCGCGGGTTTCGATATCGGCTCGTCCGACCTGCAGCCGGTCAAGACCAACAACTACGAACTGGGCTGGCGTGGCGCGTTCGGCAACACGCTCGGCTCGCTGGCGATCTTCTACACCACGTCGGACCTCGGCGACGTGCAGAGCTTCAACAACGGTCTGATCCTGACGCGCACCGCGGAAAAGATCTATGGCGTGGAAGCATCGGCCGACTATCTGTCCACCGACGAACGCTGGGGCGCGGGTGGCACCTTCACCTGGATGCAAGGCCGCGAAACCCCGCAAGGCCGTGATAGCCAACAGATGACCGGCTACCGCATCCCGCCGCTCAAGCTGACCGGCTACGTGCAATACCGTCCCGTGCCGCAATGGAACAACCGGCTTCAAGCCACATTCTTCGCTGGGTACGACTACCGACTGAACGGCGTGACGAGCTTCGGCCGCCGCGACGTGAGCAGCTACACCACGCTCGATCTGATCAGCAGCTATCAGGTCACGAAGAAGGACACGGTCACCGTTGGCATCCAGAACCTGTTGAACCGCTACTACTACCCGCTCTACAGCCAACTTCTGCGCAACAGCAACAACACAAGCCATCTCCCGGCGGCCGGCATCACGCTCACCGCCACCTACCAGCACCGCTGGTAA
- a CDS encoding amino acid ABC transporter substrate-binding protein translates to MAARLPGMLAALWLGLVATFGATLAVAQDATVLSGTLKKAKDTGTLVIGYRESSLPFSYLNQASRPIGYSIDICTEIVQAASEEVGRELAVKWVPVTSENRFEAITSGKIDLECGSTTRNAERMQTVAFSPVIFIAGTKLMVPRASPIKSFRDLKGKTVVVTAGTTNEQAVAQLSKRFDLNINLIRVRDHADAFAVLSRGGADAYAGDDVLLYGFLAHYGAGKKFIITRDFISYDPYGIMLRKNDPQFATLVGKAVRDVITSGDMERLYKQWFMNKLPTGERLGIPMSAELGGIIDATPERPE, encoded by the coding sequence ATGGCGGCGCGTTTGCCGGGAATGCTGGCCGCACTGTGGCTGGGGCTGGTCGCGACGTTTGGCGCGACGCTGGCCGTGGCCCAGGACGCCACCGTGTTGAGCGGCACGCTCAAGAAAGCCAAGGACACCGGCACGCTGGTGATCGGCTATCGCGAGTCGTCGCTGCCGTTTTCGTACCTGAACCAGGCCAGCCGGCCCATCGGCTACTCGATCGACATCTGCACGGAGATTGTGCAGGCCGCTAGCGAAGAGGTGGGCCGCGAACTGGCCGTGAAGTGGGTGCCGGTGACATCGGAGAACCGATTCGAGGCGATTACCTCGGGCAAGATTGATCTCGAATGCGGATCGACCACGCGCAACGCCGAGCGCATGCAGACCGTGGCGTTCTCCCCGGTGATCTTTATCGCTGGCACCAAGCTGATGGTGCCGCGCGCGTCACCGATCAAGTCGTTCCGCGACCTGAAGGGCAAGACCGTGGTGGTCACGGCGGGCACGACCAACGAGCAGGCCGTCGCGCAGTTGTCGAAGCGCTTCGACCTGAACATCAACCTGATCCGCGTGCGCGACCATGCCGACGCATTCGCCGTATTGAGTCGAGGCGGCGCCGATGCCTACGCCGGCGACGATGTGCTGCTGTATGGCTTTCTGGCCCATTACGGCGCCGGCAAGAAGTTCATCATCACGCGCGACTTCATTTCGTATGACCCGTACGGGATCATGCTGCGCAAGAACGATCCGCAGTTCGCGACGCTGGTGGGCAAGGCCGTGCGCGACGTGATCACCTCGGGCGACATGGAGCGGCTCTACAAGCAATGGTTCATGAACAAGTTGCCGACCGGGGAGCGGCTGGGTATTCCGATGAGCGCGGAGCTGGGGGGCATTATCGACGCTACACCGGAGCGACCGGAGTAA
- a CDS encoding multidrug efflux RND transporter permease subunit, with product MAQFFLRRPAFAWVLAILTMVAGLVALNSIPVAQYPAVAPPTVILYADYPGATARTVEDRVTAVLEQQMHGIPGLLYIDSSSEAGTATVTIGFRQGTDPQLAQVNVRNRVSQAEPLLPEVVRRGGVYVDQASASPFMYVSLISKTGTMSETALADYAAGTVLPMLRRLPGIGKVEAYSAEYALRVWFNPDQLNAYGLTTADVEAAIRARNGSVTPGQLGGAPSKPGQSYQAVVRPPAPLADPEAFGRIVLRSAADGSAVLLRDVARVEMAAADYRYSSTLNGREAASMGLKLADGANVLATSRTVRDALDEAAKAFPAGVAYDISYDTAHFVQSSISRVLMTLAEATVLVFLILYLFLGNLRATLIPCIVVPVSLLGTVACLYAFGLSLNVITLFGVVLAIGILVDDAIVVVENVERIMREEGVDAFTAASRSMREVSGALLAVTLVLCAVFVPMAFLGSAVGVIYRHFAMTLAISIAFSLFFALSLAPAMCASLLRHGAQPARGPLAWFEHRFTAFTTRYAGWVQRLQQRRLRWLAVYLAMAAVCAVGLWQLPSGFLPEEDTGELVIDVELPPGSTQAQTRETIAQLEQWMKQERLPVKTSFALLGWNSGGSGEQRASVFLSLDDWKLRGRENAADVVLARLTKGLEEWPGRGDAQLYPYNGTALPELGSTSGLDMRLVTRLEGGRPSLYAARDKLIERAKADPVFAEVRATAGQPVPALDLAIDYRKAESFGVDTEAIHHALAATLGSRYIDELARDGRVRRVILQADAPFRMQPEDLARLHVRNAQGQMVSLGAFATLEWGNGEATLERYNGLISVRINADVAPGTSTGTAMTRLESLVRELGPDYEVRWSGRAFEQQQSGTQAPWLFALSMLFIFLCLVALYESWTLPLAVLAIVPAGLVGAASAVWLRGLPNDVYFKVGVIVIMGLAAKNAILVVEYAEQLRRNGLERVQAATQAARQRLRPVVMTSLAFILGVVPLAISTGPGAGAQRAVGTGVLGGMLGATILGTLVIPLLYAWIARWSKARATTEPAKAPASEPGA from the coding sequence ATGGCGCAATTCTTCCTTCGCCGACCCGCCTTCGCGTGGGTGCTGGCAATTCTGACCATGGTTGCGGGGCTCGTTGCCCTGAACAGCATTCCGGTGGCCCAGTACCCGGCGGTGGCCCCACCGACGGTCATTCTCTACGCCGACTACCCGGGCGCCACCGCGCGCACGGTGGAAGACCGCGTCACGGCCGTGCTTGAACAGCAGATGCATGGGATACCGGGGCTGCTCTATATCGACTCGAGCAGCGAGGCCGGCACGGCCACGGTCACCATCGGCTTCCGGCAAGGCACCGATCCGCAACTCGCGCAGGTGAACGTGCGCAACCGCGTGTCCCAGGCCGAGCCGCTGCTGCCCGAAGTGGTGCGGCGCGGCGGGGTCTATGTCGATCAGGCCAGCGCCAGCCCGTTCATGTACGTATCGCTGATCTCGAAGACAGGCACGATGTCCGAGACCGCGCTGGCCGACTATGCCGCCGGCACGGTCCTGCCCATGCTGCGGCGGCTGCCCGGCATCGGCAAGGTGGAGGCATACAGCGCCGAGTACGCGCTGCGCGTCTGGTTCAATCCCGACCAGCTCAATGCCTATGGCCTGACCACGGCCGATGTGGAAGCCGCAATTCGCGCGCGCAACGGCAGCGTCACGCCGGGCCAGCTTGGCGGCGCGCCATCGAAGCCCGGGCAGTCCTACCAGGCGGTCGTGCGTCCGCCTGCGCCGTTGGCTGACCCCGAAGCGTTCGGCCGCATCGTGCTGCGCTCGGCCGCCGATGGCTCCGCCGTGTTGCTGCGCGACGTGGCGCGCGTGGAGATGGCCGCAGCCGACTATCGCTACAGCTCCACGCTCAATGGCCGCGAGGCCGCCTCGATGGGCCTGAAGCTCGCGGACGGCGCCAACGTGCTGGCCACTTCGCGCACGGTCCGGGACGCGCTCGACGAGGCCGCCAAGGCCTTCCCGGCTGGCGTGGCGTATGACATCTCGTACGACACCGCGCACTTTGTTCAGAGCTCGATTTCGCGCGTGCTGATGACGCTGGCCGAGGCCACGGTGCTGGTGTTCCTGATCCTGTACCTGTTCCTCGGCAACCTGCGGGCCACGCTGATCCCGTGCATCGTCGTGCCGGTGTCGCTGCTCGGTACGGTGGCATGTCTCTACGCGTTCGGGCTGTCGCTGAACGTGATCACGCTGTTCGGCGTGGTGTTGGCTATCGGCATTCTGGTGGACGATGCGATCGTTGTGGTCGAAAACGTCGAGCGGATCATGCGCGAGGAAGGCGTCGATGCCTTTACCGCGGCGTCGCGTTCGATGCGCGAGGTCTCGGGCGCGCTGCTCGCGGTGACGCTGGTGCTCTGCGCCGTGTTCGTGCCGATGGCCTTCCTGGGCAGCGCCGTGGGGGTGATCTATCGCCACTTCGCCATGACACTGGCCATCTCGATCGCGTTCTCGCTGTTCTTCGCGCTGTCGCTGGCGCCTGCGATGTGTGCTTCGCTGCTACGCCACGGCGCCCAGCCCGCACGCGGGCCGCTAGCGTGGTTCGAGCATCGCTTCACCGCGTTCACCACGCGCTATGCCGGCTGGGTGCAGCGGCTTCAGCAACGCCGCCTGCGGTGGCTCGCGGTCTATCTGGCCATGGCCGCGGTCTGCGCGGTTGGGCTCTGGCAACTGCCGAGTGGCTTTCTGCCCGAGGAGGACACTGGTGAACTCGTGATCGACGTGGAACTGCCGCCGGGCAGCACCCAGGCGCAGACACGGGAGACCATCGCGCAACTGGAACAGTGGATGAAACAGGAGCGCCTGCCGGTCAAGACGTCGTTCGCGCTGCTCGGCTGGAACAGCGGCGGATCTGGCGAGCAACGCGCCAGCGTGTTCCTGTCGCTCGACGACTGGAAGCTGCGCGGCCGCGAGAACGCGGCGGACGTCGTGCTGGCACGGCTGACCAAGGGCCTCGAGGAATGGCCCGGACGCGGCGATGCCCAGCTCTACCCGTACAACGGCACTGCGCTGCCGGAACTGGGCAGCACCAGCGGGCTGGACATGCGGCTCGTCACGCGACTGGAAGGCGGACGTCCGAGCCTCTACGCCGCGCGCGACAAGCTGATCGAACGCGCCAAGGCCGACCCCGTGTTCGCCGAAGTCCGCGCCACGGCGGGCCAGCCCGTGCCCGCGCTCGACCTGGCGATCGACTACCGCAAGGCCGAGAGCTTCGGCGTCGATACCGAGGCGATCCACCACGCGCTGGCGGCCACGCTCGGCTCCCGCTACATCGACGAACTGGCCCGCGACGGTCGCGTGCGGCGCGTGATCCTTCAGGCGGATGCGCCGTTCCGAATGCAGCCGGAGGATCTGGCACGCCTGCACGTGCGCAACGCGCAGGGCCAGATGGTGTCGCTCGGCGCGTTCGCCACGCTGGAATGGGGCAACGGCGAGGCCACGCTCGAACGCTACAACGGCTTGATCTCGGTACGTATCAATGCCGACGTGGCGCCGGGCACCAGTACCGGTACCGCGATGACGCGGCTTGAATCGCTGGTGCGTGAACTCGGCCCCGACTACGAGGTGCGCTGGAGTGGCCGCGCGTTCGAGCAGCAGCAAAGCGGCACGCAGGCGCCGTGGCTGTTCGCGCTGTCGATGCTGTTCATCTTCCTGTGCCTGGTGGCGTTGTACGAAAGCTGGACGCTGCCGCTGGCGGTGCTGGCGATCGTGCCGGCCGGCCTGGTCGGCGCCGCGTCGGCCGTATGGCTGCGCGGGCTGCCCAACGATGTCTACTTCAAGGTCGGCGTGATCGTGATCATGGGGCTCGCGGCCAAGAACGCGATTCTCGTGGTCGAGTACGCCGAGCAACTGCGGCGCAATGGACTGGAGCGCGTGCAGGCCGCCACCCAGGCGGCACGTCAGCGGCTACGTCCGGTGGTGATGACCTCGCTCGCGTTCATCCTTGGCGTGGTGCCGCTGGCGATCAGCACCGGCCCCGGCGCCGGCGCCCAACGTGCGGTGGGCACGGGCGTGCTGGGCGGCATGCTCGGCGCGACGATCCTCGGCACGCTGGTCATCCCGCTGCTCTATGCCTGGATCGCCCGCTGGTCGAAAGCGCGCGCCACCACCGAACCCGCCAAGGCTCCGGCCTCTGAACCCGGCGCCTGA
- a CDS encoding FecR family protein, with protein MSQSVDVREAAARWFSRNQAPALSPAEQQAFAAWLAASAEHRAEYAALERVWQAAAAIDPDRLRKLAVDESACPTPPLSPPISRRVSAGWRPALLGLCAALAIGIGWIGWQHDAAVATNAEYQTAPGERRTLTLDDGSRIELNTRSRLEIHYSAGTRRVTLREGEAMFEVSHDAARPFVVDAGMGTVTVTGTRFDVRRDTSGVDVSVESGSVDVRGSVRGSVRGSAKDSVKGNAGRTPDTRLSAGLGARIASDGTVTGAASIDLPGVLAWREGKLVFNDAPLSAVAAEVSRYRQQPVRVADAATGSLRVSSVFSADDTSGLLAALPQMLPVGVRNLPDGSTEIFSH; from the coding sequence ATGAGCCAATCCGTCGATGTCCGCGAAGCAGCGGCGCGCTGGTTCTCGCGCAATCAGGCCCCGGCGCTCAGCCCGGCCGAGCAACAGGCATTTGCCGCATGGCTGGCGGCCAGCGCCGAGCATCGCGCCGAGTACGCGGCGCTCGAACGCGTCTGGCAAGCCGCGGCAGCCATCGATCCGGACAGGCTACGCAAGCTGGCCGTGGATGAAAGCGCCTGCCCGACACCCCCACTATCGCCCCCAATATCGCGCCGGGTATCGGCCGGCTGGCGCCCCGCCCTGCTCGGGCTGTGCGCGGCACTGGCCATCGGCATTGGCTGGATCGGCTGGCAGCATGACGCGGCGGTTGCCACCAACGCTGAATACCAGACCGCACCGGGCGAACGCAGGACGCTGACGCTCGACGACGGATCGCGCATCGAACTCAATACCCGCTCGCGCCTGGAGATTCATTACAGCGCCGGCACCCGTCGCGTGACCTTGCGCGAAGGTGAGGCGATGTTCGAGGTGTCACACGACGCCGCACGCCCGTTCGTGGTTGATGCGGGCATGGGCACCGTTACCGTAACCGGCACCCGTTTCGACGTCCGACGTGACACATCGGGCGTGGACGTATCGGTCGAATCCGGCTCGGTAGACGTGAGAGGCAGCGTGAGAGGCAGCGTGAGAGGCAGCGCAAAAGACAGCGTGAAAGGCAACGCCGGCCGGACACCCGACACGCGCCTGTCCGCAGGGCTCGGCGCGCGCATCGCCAGCGACGGTACCGTGACCGGCGCGGCCTCGATCGACCTGCCCGGCGTCCTGGCCTGGCGCGAAGGCAAGCTCGTCTTCAACGACGCGCCGCTCTCGGCCGTGGCGGCCGAAGTCTCCCGCTATCGGCAACAGCCCGTGCGCGTGGCAGATGCCGCGACGGGCAGCCTGCGCGTCAGCAGCGTGTTCAGCGCCGACGACACGTCGGGCCTGCTGGCCGCGTTGCCGCAGATGCTGCCGGTGGGCGTGCGCAACCTGCCAGACGGCAGCACCGAAATTTTTTCGCACTAA